The following coding sequences lie in one Equus przewalskii isolate Varuska chromosome 25, EquPr2, whole genome shotgun sequence genomic window:
- the ZNF839 gene encoding zinc finger protein 839: protein MADAEPEAEDGSEGGGGGRAPPGQIGSAARVAPLGPEQLRRVLEQVTKAQPPAEPPPPFVLQDAARRLRDAAQQAALQRGPSAGPPRPQRLLPPKQLEAICVKVTSGETKGQERPMPPLATIQPRTARLSQPLRRHSSVLGLSIASPQMLRSQPLLSTGPQPCFLSHSPQPPVQVFVQRPLPALRPGPTRRVMAPKALSGQGTTLAPSSASDPPAITSVSTSSANLFISNFHTKHTEKLKKSLKVKTRSGRISRPPKYKAKDYKFIKTEDLADGHPSDSDDYSELSVEEDEDQREKQALFDLSSCSLRPKTFKCQTCEKSYIGKGGLARHFKLNPGHGQLEPEMLLSEKANGNMIQGREESRTTSLASLELSTPALLSEEGARSARGGLQNGQSVEVEEALVSEPENGNYSALLGSERHPGPRKSGYSIPPAESSTAVAEQSRAAHPRMGTGAAGVQSTARRRARLKEFLHQCDRDDLVELALPHLAQVVTVYEFLLMKVETGHLAKPFFPAVYKEFEELHRMVKKMCQDYLRSSSPCSQEPLEIKNDKVAESLGITDEFLRKKEIHTDCIPAMCTSQETDGEELEEASRQKRENETAEEGPASVKRTRRETPPQDTVEPFADSGGQQNLAFCAPAASEGLASQVNGNASHLSEDNHAMPVSPNHGSIAHAGQQLKALEARSGPADPALLYQGVSGPGLCTQLGEPGILTQEQVAAFPEENAQEHSSDQNAGDSLRNQGHCSTLISAGGGESVMPGGSGRVEAGSLCEMPDSHLNSQQSSPGNVLLTEVAATPLEKVLSMDVVPIDCAYSTVVSEPGPQASQDGSLSTVGGLRSHAGDLDQFPCGTEVHADQRELESIVAVGEAMAFEITSGCHELLPQGQEQIFIQTPDGLILSHPGSIVSGVEDIVIVTDAEGPALQTGPPEGVPLETVEEEPSQ, encoded by the exons ATGGCGGACGCGGAGCCGGAGGCTGAGGACGGCAgcgagggcggcggcggcggccgggctcCCCCGGGCCAGATCGGCAGCGCCGCGCGCGTGGCCCCGCTGGGCCCCGAGCAGCTGCGGCGGGTGCTGGAGCAGGTGACGAAGGCGCAGCCGCCCGCCGAGCCGCCGCCGCCCTTCGTGCTGCAGGACGCGGCGCGGCGGCTGCGGGACGCGGCCCAGCAGGCAGCCCTGCAACGGGGCCCCAGCGCCGGGCCCCCGCGCCCGCAGCGCCTGCTGCCGCCCAAG CAATTAGAAGCCATTTGTGTCAAGGTAACATCTGGAGAAACAAAAGGTCAGGAAAGGCCGATGCCCCCACTGGCCACCATCCAGCCCAGGACAGCCAGGCTGAGCCAGCCACTCAGAAGGCACTCCAGCGTATTGGGGCTCAGCATCGCCAGTCCTCAAATGCTCAGATCACAGCCCCTCCTGAGCACCGGGCCACAGCCATGTTTCCTGAGTCACTCACCTCAGCCTCCTGTTCAGGTGTTTGTACAGAGACCACTCCCGGCCCTCCGGCCAGGCCCTACGAGGAGAGTCATGGCCCCCAAGGCTCTGAGTGGACAGGGCACCACGTTGGCCCCTTCCTCAGCCTCTGACCCACCAGCAATAACATCTGTTTCCACCAGTTcagcaaatttatttatttccaactTTCATACAAAACACACTGAGAaactaaaaaaatctttaaaagtgaaaacacGTTCTGGACGGATATCTCGACCTCCCAAGTATAAAGCTAAAGattataaattcataaaaacagaggATTTGGCTGACGGTCACCCATCAGATTCTGATGATTATTCAGAACTGAGTGTGGAAGAAGATGAAGACCAGAGGGAAAAGCAGGCGCTCTTTGACTTGTCGAGCTGCTCTCTGAGGCCCAAAACTTTTAAGTGTCAGACATGTGAAAAATCATACATAGGAAAGGGAGGACTGGCCCGGCATTTTAAACTCAATCCTGGCCATGGCCAGCTGGAACCTGAGATGTTGCTGTCTGAGAAAGCCAATGGGAACATGATCCAGGGCCGCGAGGAGAGCAGGACCACTAGCCTGGCGTCCCTGGAGCTGTCCACGCCAGCTCTTCTAAGTGAGGAAGGGGCCCGGTCAGCACGGGGTGGCCTGCAG AATGGTCAGTCTGTAGAAGTTGAAGAGGCCTTGGTGTCTGAaccagaaaatggaaattattcagCCCTTTTGGGATCAGAGAGACATCCAGGACCTAGAAAAAGTGGCTACTCCATCCCCCCTGCAGAGTCCAGCACTGCTGTCGCCGAGCAGAGCAGAGCGGCTCACCCGCGCATGGGAACTGGTGCAGCAGGTGTGCAGAGCACGGCGAGGAGGAGAGCCAGGCTCAAGGAG TTTCTCCACCAGTGTGACCGGGACGATCTAGTGGAGTTGGCTCTGCCTCACCTGGCTCAGGTTGTGACCGTGTACGAATTTCTTCTGATGAAG GTTGAAACAGGTCATCTAGCAAAGCCTTTTTTCCCAGCCGTGTATAAGGAATTTGAAGAGTTACATAGAATGGTGAAGAAAATGTGTCAAGATTACCTCCGTAGTTCTAGTCCATGTTCTCAGGAGCCCCTGGAAATAAAAAACGATAAG GTTGCTGAGTCATTAGGAATTACAGATGAattcctgaggaaaaaggaaatacacaCAGATTGCATTCCAGCCATGTGCACCAGCCAAGAGACGGATGGGGAGGAGCTAGAGGAAGCTAGCCgacagaagagggaaaatgag ACTgcagaagaggggccagcctcagTGAAAAGGACCAGAAGAGAAACTCCACCCCAGGACACCGTGGAGCCCTTTGCCGACAGTGGAGGCCAGCAGAACCTGGCCTTTTGTGCTCCAGCTGCCAGTGAGG GTCTTGCCTCTCAAGTAAATGGGAATGCCTCTCACCTTTCTGAAGACAACCATGCGATGCCAGTTTCTCCTAACCATGGAAGCATAGCCCATGCAGGGCAGCAGCTGAAAGCCCTAGAAGCTAGGAGTGGGCCTGCAGACCCTGCTCTCTTGTATCAGGGTGTGAGTGGGCCGGGTCTTTGCACTCAGTTAGGAGAGCCTGGGATACTGACCCAGGAACAGGTGGCAGCATTCCCCGAAGAGAATGCTCAGGAACACTCTTCAGACCAGAACGCTGGGGACAGCCTGAGGAACCAGGGTCACTGTAGTACCTTGATATCTGCTGGAGGAGGGGAATCCGTGATGCCTGGTGGGTCTGGAAGAGTTGAGGCAGGAAGCCTCTGTGAGATGCCTGACTCCCACCTGAATAGTCAACAGTCCAGCCCCGGCAACGTCCTGCTTACGGAGGTTGCAGCCACTCCGCTGGAGAAAGTTTTGTCCATGGACGTTGTTCCAATAGACTGTGCCTACAGTACTGTAGTGTCCGAGCCGGGGCCTCAGGCTAGCCAGGATGGATCGCTGTCTACTGTAGGGGGTCTCAGAAGCCATGCGGGGGACTTGGATCAGTTCCCTTGCGGGACCGAGGTGCATGCTGACCAGAGAGAACTGGAGAGCATTGTTGCTGTCGGTGAAGCCATGGCTTTTGAAATTACCAGCGGGTGCCATGAGTTGTTGCCTCAGGGACAGGAGCAGATATTTATTCAGACTCCCGACGGGCTTATCTTGTCCCATCCAGGTTCCATAGTGTCTGGGGTGGAGGACATTGTCATAGTGACTGATGCAGAGGGGCCTGCCCTGCAGACGGGCCCACCAGAAGGGGTTCCTCTAGAAACCGTGGAGGAAGAGCCATCACAGTGA